In a genomic window of Pseudomonas mohnii:
- a CDS encoding MaoC family dehydratase has product MTTIHLFPTELAIEQIEIGMQVSYSHTVTDADVKAYAGLSGDNNPVHMSDEYAQNSRFKARIAHGLFSAGFFSAMFGTRLPGPGCVYISQNLVFKAPVYLQDTVVATVCVKAVCTRKRVVTFRTYCTVKGQLVIDGEAEIFIPKKPKSEEGVTSA; this is encoded by the coding sequence ATGACAACAATTCATTTATTCCCGACTGAGTTGGCGATTGAACAAATTGAAATCGGTATGCAGGTTTCATATTCTCATACAGTAACGGACGCCGATGTTAAAGCGTATGCCGGATTGTCGGGAGATAATAATCCCGTCCACATGAGTGACGAGTACGCACAAAACTCGAGATTCAAGGCGCGTATTGCGCATGGTCTGTTTTCGGCTGGTTTCTTTTCTGCAATGTTTGGAACGCGGCTGCCAGGTCCGGGTTGTGTTTATATTTCGCAGAATCTCGTTTTTAAAGCACCCGTTTATCTTCAGGACACGGTTGTAGCCACTGTTTGTGTAAAAGCGGTGTGCACCCGTAAGCGAGTGGTGACATTCAGAACTTACTGCACTGTCAAAGGTCAGTTGGTAATTGACGGCGAAGCGGAAATTTTTATCCCTAAAAAGCCAAAATCAGAAGAAGGGGTGACCAGTGCTTAA